The Lacrimispora xylanolytica genome has a segment encoding these proteins:
- the selD gene encoding selenide, water dikinase SelD: MDVRKINKFTSCGGCIAKLPQGMLKEALLNIPLFDDKNLIVGFDTSDDGAVYRLTDELAIIQTLDFFPPMVEDPYLFGKIAAANALSDIYAMGGEVKVALNMVCFPEDEDPAILGEILRGGAEKVKEAGGVLCGGHSIADKEPKYGLSVTGIVNPQRIMRNNNCSIGDDIILTKPLGVGLVTSSYKAGEASIKSFEQAVDSMQTLNKYGAEASKKYRVHASTDVTGFGFLGHLNEMVTEEYTILVDCSKIHYIEEAYRLAEEYLITGGGQKNRKYLKDKLRFEHVSQPMQEILFDPQTSGGLLFSVDSRDTEALLKDLGDMGIVSSCVASVITRQDKNLIISG; the protein is encoded by the coding sequence ATGGATGTTCGAAAAATCAACAAGTTTACCTCTTGTGGAGGGTGCATTGCCAAACTGCCTCAGGGAATGTTAAAAGAAGCATTGTTAAATATACCTCTTTTTGATGACAAGAATCTTATTGTAGGATTTGATACATCGGATGATGGGGCTGTCTATCGGTTAACGGATGAATTGGCTATCATTCAAACCCTTGATTTCTTCCCGCCTATGGTGGAAGACCCCTATTTATTTGGGAAAATTGCGGCAGCTAATGCATTAAGTGATATATACGCAATGGGGGGAGAAGTTAAGGTTGCTCTTAACATGGTATGTTTTCCAGAGGATGAAGACCCTGCTATTCTAGGTGAGATATTAAGGGGCGGGGCAGAAAAAGTAAAAGAAGCAGGAGGAGTACTCTGCGGAGGCCATTCCATTGCAGATAAGGAACCAAAGTATGGACTTTCAGTCACCGGCATTGTAAATCCTCAAAGAATTATGAGAAATAATAATTGCTCCATTGGTGATGATATTATACTTACCAAGCCCCTTGGGGTGGGCCTGGTGACCTCTTCTTATAAAGCGGGAGAGGCTTCTATAAAAAGCTTCGAACAAGCGGTTGACAGCATGCAGACATTGAACAAGTACGGAGCAGAGGCAAGTAAAAAATACCGGGTACATGCAAGCACTGATGTGACCGGATTTGGCTTTTTAGGACATTTAAATGAAATGGTTACAGAGGAATATACCATTTTAGTAGACTGCTCTAAGATACATTATATAGAAGAAGCTTATAGACTGGCGGAGGAATATTTGATCACAGGCGGAGGTCAGAAAAACAGAAAATATCTAAAAGATAAACTGCGGTTTGAGCATGTTTCCCAGCCAATGCAGGAAATATTGTTTGATCCTCAGACGTCAGGCGGTCTTTTGTTCAGTGTTGATTCCAGAGATACTGAGGCTCTATTAAAAGACCTGGGTGACATGGGAATCGTAAGCTCTTGCGTTGCCTCTGTGATAACACGTCAAGATAAAAACCTGATTATATCAGGGTAA
- a CDS encoding acyl-CoA dehydratase activase produces MEQITVGIDCGSAACKGILLKGGRIAASCVKPTGWNPKETARAVLKDLLQQENRTDEDIRVAATGYGRVGIDFAHKKITEITCHAAGADYLLPEVRTIIDIGGQDSKVISVENGKVVSFQMNDKCAAGTGRFLEMSAHRMGIDLSDFPKLLEEGKCCSLSSMCAVFADSEIVSLLAAGKSREEIAGGIVQSVVTRVMALAGRIGIESPILLTGGLAQLEGLRNVLEQQTGYPVNVSHYSRYAGAIGAALKA; encoded by the coding sequence ATGGAACAGATAACAGTAGGAATTGACTGCGGTTCTGCCGCCTGTAAGGGAATCCTTTTAAAAGGCGGCAGGATTGCCGCGTCTTGTGTAAAGCCAACAGGCTGGAATCCAAAAGAAACTGCAAGAGCGGTGCTTAAAGATCTATTGCAGCAGGAGAATAGAACGGATGAAGACATACGTGTGGCAGCAACTGGTTATGGAAGAGTGGGAATTGACTTTGCTCATAAGAAAATAACTGAAATTACCTGTCATGCAGCAGGGGCAGATTACCTCCTGCCAGAGGTTCGTACTATTATTGACATTGGGGGACAGGATTCCAAGGTCATATCCGTAGAGAATGGAAAGGTAGTTTCATTTCAGATGAATGATAAATGCGCGGCTGGCACCGGAAGATTTCTTGAGATGTCTGCCCACCGTATGGGGATTGATTTATCTGATTTTCCAAAGCTGTTAGAAGAGGGGAAATGCTGTTCCCTAAGCAGTATGTGCGCGGTATTTGCCGATTCTGAAATTGTATCCTTGCTGGCGGCGGGAAAAAGCCGGGAAGAGATCGCCGGAGGGATTGTTCAATCCGTGGTCACAAGAGTGATGGCGCTGGCCGGAAGAATTGGAATCGAGTCCCCCATTCTTTTAACCGGTGGATTGGCACAATTGGAAGGACTTAGAAACGTGCTGGAGCAGCAGACGGGGTACCCTGTTAACGTTTCCCATTATTCCCGTTATGCTGGAGCCATTGGAGCTGCTTTAAAAGCTTAA
- a CDS encoding double-cubane-cluster-containing anaerobic reductase: MEMKRELPQVFESFAEARKNGFLAVKKIKDSGKGVVGQFCTYTPLEIFMAAGLVSVSLCSTSDETIPDAEKELPGNLCPLIKSSYGFAVTDKCPYMYFADLVVGETTCDGKVKMYELLAKKKNLHVLQLPRNQFTPESKALWRSEVLRLKERVEKDFGVTITDEMLRDAIQKRNEERRLLKELYELSTLCPPPITGLRQLQILFGSQFKFDWKEKTEEIQNAIHNIKAAYEAGERPVSKDAPRILITGCPMGGVTEKVVKVIEEAGAVVVAYENCTGAKQMDRQCSEEGDPIANIADHYLQIGCSIMTPNPNRFELLGRLCEQFKVDGVVEMTLQACHTYAVESSTVKTFLKERNIPYLQLETDYSTADIGQLSTRAGAFVEML, translated from the coding sequence ATTGAGATGAAAAGAGAACTGCCTCAGGTATTTGAAAGTTTTGCAGAGGCAAGAAAAAACGGATTTCTGGCAGTTAAGAAAATAAAAGATTCCGGTAAGGGAGTCGTTGGACAGTTTTGTACCTATACACCTCTTGAGATTTTTATGGCGGCTGGCCTGGTATCGGTAAGCCTTTGTTCCACCAGTGATGAAACGATTCCAGATGCGGAAAAAGAGCTGCCAGGCAATTTATGTCCCCTGATTAAATCAAGCTATGGATTTGCAGTAACGGATAAATGTCCTTATATGTATTTTGCAGATTTAGTGGTTGGTGAAACAACCTGCGACGGCAAGGTGAAGATGTATGAGCTCCTTGCAAAAAAGAAAAACCTGCATGTTCTTCAGCTTCCCCGCAATCAGTTCACTCCAGAGTCAAAAGCTCTTTGGAGGTCTGAAGTCCTTCGCCTAAAGGAGCGGGTAGAAAAAGATTTTGGTGTGACCATCACCGATGAGATGTTAAGAGATGCCATTCAAAAACGCAATGAGGAACGTAGGCTGTTAAAAGAGCTGTATGAGCTTAGCACCTTATGTCCTCCGCCGATTACTGGTCTGCGCCAGCTCCAGATTTTATTTGGCTCTCAGTTTAAATTTGACTGGAAGGAGAAAACAGAAGAAATCCAGAATGCCATCCATAATATAAAAGCTGCCTATGAGGCAGGTGAACGGCCAGTATCGAAAGATGCTCCCCGTATCCTTATTACAGGCTGTCCCATGGGAGGAGTAACGGAAAAAGTCGTAAAGGTCATTGAGGAAGCAGGTGCTGTTGTGGTCGCATATGAAAACTGTACCGGTGCAAAGCAGATGGACCGTCAGTGCTCCGAAGAGGGAGATCCTATTGCCAATATTGCAGATCACTACCTACAGATTGGCTGTTCCATTATGACTCCCAACCCCAACCGGTTTGAACTCCTGGGAAGACTGTGTGAGCAGTTTAAGGTAGACGGAGTGGTGGAAATGACCCTTCAGGCATGTCATACTTATGCGGTAGAGTCAAGTACCGTAAAAACGTTTTTAAAAGAAAGAAACATACCCTATCTTCAATTAGAAACTGATTATAGTACGGCTGATATCGGACAGCTGTCAACAAGAGCCGGAGCATTTGTGGAGATGTTATAA
- a CDS encoding amino acid ABC transporter ATP-binding protein: MVEISHLWKSFDGQTDILKDINVSIKKGEIVAILGSSGTGKSTLLRCLNYLTKPTAGSIRIGSTTIDAKNHRNKDIMELRGHSAMVFQNYNLFKNKTALENIMEALMIVAGKSRKEAQELGLKLLKKVGMLERKDYYPSKLSGGQQQRIGIARALAVSPEVLLFDEPTSALDPELVGEVLNTIQQVAEDGSTMILVTHEIMFARRIATRILFMADGTIVGDGEPEEILDNPKDERLKRFLDYNLK, translated from the coding sequence GTGGTTGAAATCAGTCATTTATGGAAGTCCTTTGACGGACAAACAGATATTTTAAAGGATATAAATGTCTCCATTAAAAAAGGTGAGATTGTTGCCATTCTTGGTTCTTCCGGAACTGGAAAATCCACATTGCTCAGATGTTTGAATTATCTGACAAAGCCAACGGCTGGAAGCATCCGTATTGGATCTACAACCATAGATGCAAAGAATCATAGGAATAAAGATATTATGGAGCTGCGGGGGCATTCCGCCATGGTTTTCCAAAATTACAACTTGTTTAAGAATAAAACAGCGTTGGAAAATATTATGGAAGCGCTGATGATTGTGGCCGGAAAAAGCAGGAAGGAAGCCCAGGAATTGGGGTTAAAGCTTCTTAAAAAGGTTGGAATGCTGGAACGGAAGGACTATTATCCCTCTAAGCTTTCCGGCGGACAGCAGCAGCGGATTGGCATAGCCAGAGCTCTGGCAGTGAGTCCGGAGGTCCTATTGTTTGACGAACCGACCTCTGCCCTTGACCCGGAACTGGTGGGGGAGGTTTTAAACACCATTCAACAGGTGGCAGAAGACGGATCTACCATGATACTTGTCACCCATGAGATTATGTTTGCGCGCAGGATTGCTACTAGAATATTATTTATGGCAGATGGAACCATTGTGGGGGATGGGGAACCAGAAGAAATACTGGATAATCCTAAAGATGAGAGACTGAAACGCTTTCTGGACTACAATTTAAAATAA
- a CDS encoding transporter substrate-binding domain-containing protein: protein MKKGLPILLLMAAMTLAGCSSNTSAKAADAEKTTAESTKSENGSEQSSAEKRKVIIATGGTGEPYSLLSSDGKEWTGIDSEMWSEIAKRTGWDIEVKQAEFSSLFGELDAGRVDVAANCFATTKARMDKYLTSHPYYGDAQCVIVNEDKADINTFEALKGVTIGVTQGQASQVSVEKMAETYGWNVVVYETSDTGYQDLHLKRIDAMATTDSLVHKYEKTQNMKFHILETRLLANNVAYYFQQNEKGKELCEEVNQVLDKMMEDGTTSKIITKWMYSDMTQMIHD, encoded by the coding sequence ATGAAAAAAGGATTACCAATTCTCCTGCTAATGGCAGCAATGACGCTTGCAGGATGCAGCAGCAATACTTCAGCCAAAGCAGCAGATGCAGAGAAAACAACGGCAGAGAGCACAAAATCAGAAAATGGATCAGAGCAAAGTTCAGCCGAAAAACGTAAAGTCATAATTGCCACAGGCGGCACAGGAGAACCCTACAGCCTCCTTAGCAGTGATGGAAAGGAATGGACTGGAATTGATTCAGAGATGTGGAGTGAGATTGCAAAACGTACCGGTTGGGATATTGAAGTGAAGCAGGCGGAATTCTCATCCTTGTTTGGCGAACTGGATGCCGGACGGGTTGACGTTGCCGCAAATTGCTTTGCGACAACAAAAGCGAGAATGGATAAATATTTGACTTCTCACCCCTATTACGGAGATGCCCAGTGTGTGATTGTGAACGAAGACAAAGCAGACATCAATACCTTTGAGGCATTGAAAGGCGTTACCATCGGAGTTACCCAGGGGCAGGCTTCCCAGGTATCCGTAGAGAAGATGGCAGAAACATATGGCTGGAATGTAGTCGTTTATGAAACAAGTGATACGGGATATCAGGATCTTCATTTGAAAAGAATTGATGCCATGGCGACAACAGACAGCCTTGTCCATAAATATGAGAAGACGCAAAACATGAAGTTTCATATTCTGGAGACCAGGCTTCTTGCAAATAATGTAGCATATTACTTCCAGCAAAATGAGAAGGGAAAAGAGCTTTGTGAAGAAGTAAATCAGGTCTTGGATAAGATGATGGAAGATGGAACCACTTCAAAGATAATTACAAAATGGATGTATTCCGATATGACTCAAATGATTCATGACTAA
- a CDS encoding amino acid ABC transporter permease, with amino-acid sequence MFDFTYFLNVFPTIASKLQVTLTLTLTAAMFSILIGVTVAVIGYYKIKILYPLTRFYLSILRGTPLVAQLYFFYYGLARVSEIVLNMKPLTAVALVLSLNTGAFMSESIRGALLSVDSGQKEAAAMLGMTELQTIRRIVLPQAFRVSLPALFNDLINLLKATSLAFMLGVRDIMGQAKSEGAQSFRYFEIYLAVMIIYWLLVLGFSHLHKIMDRKCMEMY; translated from the coding sequence TTGTTTGACTTCACTTATTTTCTAAATGTGTTTCCAACGATTGCATCTAAATTACAGGTGACGCTAACGCTGACCTTGACGGCGGCAATGTTCTCCATTCTCATCGGTGTCACCGTAGCCGTTATCGGATATTATAAAATAAAGATTCTTTATCCCCTTACCCGTTTTTATTTGTCCATATTAAGGGGAACCCCTCTGGTGGCTCAGTTGTATTTTTTTTATTATGGGCTGGCAAGAGTCAGTGAGATTGTGCTTAATATGAAGCCGCTGACTGCGGTGGCCTTGGTATTGAGCTTAAATACCGGAGCCTTTATGTCTGAAAGCATTCGTGGAGCCCTTCTGTCGGTTGACTCTGGGCAAAAGGAAGCTGCCGCCATGCTTGGAATGACAGAGCTTCAGACCATTAGACGGATTGTATTGCCACAGGCGTTTCGCGTGTCATTGCCGGCCTTATTTAACGATCTGATTAATCTTTTAAAGGCAACATCACTGGCATTCATGCTTGGTGTCAGAGATATTATGGGACAGGCAAAGAGTGAAGGCGCGCAGTCCTTTCGCTACTTTGAAATCTACCTTGCTGTTATGATTATTTACTGGCTTTTAGTTTTGGGATTTTCTCATCTTCATAAGATTATGGATAGAAAATGTATGGAAATGTACTGA
- a CDS encoding metal-dependent transcriptional regulator yields MTPNKEDYLKELYKLGGSEHLINNKQLSQALKIAPASVSEMLAKLSQEALLVTEPYKGAKLTKEGIEIAVSLLRGHRLWEVFLIRHLGYSWSEAHEDAELLEHVSPVRLTNRLEGFLNYPEYCPHGNAIPNQMGQIKEGALTLLSTLTAGKTAIIKKVQEEKELLDYLQTQGIEIGSQITVLSVDDYEGPFTLTLGDKKIRISHKAACQIYVAARSETKNKE; encoded by the coding sequence ATGACACCAAATAAAGAAGATTATTTAAAAGAACTATATAAACTGGGCGGCTCAGAGCATCTTATCAACAACAAACAGCTATCTCAGGCTTTAAAAATAGCACCGGCTTCTGTATCTGAGATGCTTGCAAAGCTAAGTCAGGAAGCACTGCTTGTCACGGAGCCATATAAAGGAGCAAAGCTGACAAAGGAAGGAATTGAAATTGCTGTTTCACTTTTGCGTGGACACCGCTTGTGGGAGGTATTCCTTATCCGGCATCTGGGATATTCCTGGAGTGAAGCACATGAAGATGCTGAATTATTAGAGCACGTATCTCCTGTCCGGCTTACGAACCGGCTGGAGGGTTTCTTGAATTATCCGGAGTACTGCCCCCATGGCAATGCAATACCGAACCAGATGGGACAGATAAAGGAAGGGGCCTTAACACTTCTTTCCACACTTACAGCTGGTAAAACAGCCATTATAAAAAAGGTGCAGGAAGAAAAAGAACTTCTTGATTACCTGCAGACACAGGGAATTGAAATAGGAAGCCAGATAACAGTCCTTTCGGTGGATGATTATGAAGGTCCCTTTACCCTGACACTTGGAGATAAAAAAATACGGATCAGCCATAAAGCCGCCTGTCAGATTTATGTAGCTGCCAGGAGTGAAACTAAAAACAAAGAATAG
- a CDS encoding metal ABC transporter solute-binding protein, Zn/Mn family: MMKKCMVLLSFCLMTVMMITGCQKAEQKKTSDTLNIVATTTMLADLSRVIGGEHVNVDGLMGPGIDPHLYQASAGDVTLMQNADVVVYNGLHLEGKMGEIFQSLTDRGSTVICIEDGLPKDQLLSWEDDSSVHDPHIWFQVSLWKSAAKTVADRLSEADPSHAQAYKKNLEAYTLELEKLDTYIRDRINEIPKDQRVLITAHDAFQYFGKAYGLEVRGLQGISTDAEAGTADVSTLADFITKRKIKAVFVESSVPPKTIEALQAAVKSKGFDVAIGGELYSDSLGGKNSGAETYLLTVKANVDTIVGALK; the protein is encoded by the coding sequence ATGATGAAAAAATGTATGGTTTTGTTAAGTTTCTGCCTTATGACAGTAATGATGATAACAGGATGCCAAAAAGCAGAACAGAAGAAAACCAGTGATACCTTAAACATTGTAGCCACCACCACTATGCTTGCTGACTTATCCAGAGTCATTGGTGGAGAACATGTAAATGTAGATGGGCTTATGGGGCCTGGAATTGATCCCCATTTATACCAGGCAAGTGCCGGAGATGTTACATTGATGCAAAATGCTGATGTCGTTGTTTACAATGGCTTGCATCTGGAAGGAAAGATGGGTGAGATTTTTCAGTCCCTCACAGATCGCGGCAGTACCGTAATCTGTATTGAAGATGGCCTTCCAAAAGATCAATTATTATCCTGGGAGGACGACAGCTCTGTCCATGATCCACATATCTGGTTTCAGGTTTCCCTGTGGAAATCAGCAGCAAAAACGGTAGCAGACCGTCTGTCAGAAGCAGATCCCAGTCATGCCCAGGCTTATAAGAAAAACTTAGAAGCCTATACCTTAGAGCTGGAAAAACTGGATACCTACATAAGGGACAGAATCAATGAAATACCAAAAGATCAGAGAGTTCTCATCACAGCACATGATGCGTTTCAATATTTTGGCAAGGCATATGGTCTTGAAGTAAGAGGACTACAGGGAATCAGTACGGATGCGGAGGCAGGAACTGCCGATGTAAGCACCCTGGCAGATTTTATTACCAAGCGTAAGATAAAAGCCGTTTTTGTGGAATCTTCTGTTCCGCCTAAAACCATAGAGGCCCTTCAGGCGGCAGTTAAATCAAAGGGGTTTGATGTTGCCATAGGCGGAGAGCTTTACTCAGATTCCCTGGGAGGCAAAAATTCCGGCGCTGAAACCTACCTTCTCACAGTAAAAGCCAATGTTGACACTATCGTAGGAGCTTTAAAATAG
- a CDS encoding metal ABC transporter ATP-binding protein, with product MKSKKLDYAVHIEDLTVAYDSKPVLWDIDLDIPQGKLMAVVGPNGAGKTTLLKAMLGLLVPVTGTVNFFNEKENNLRKLKNKVAYVPQSGSVDWDFPATVLDIVLMGCYGRLGFIRRPGKKEKEMAMECLQKVGMEAFHNRQISQLSGGQQQRVFLARALMQTADIYFMDEPFKGVDIQTEKAIVQLLKELRESGKTVVVVHHDLQTVKEYFDWVTLINIKVIASGPVEEVFHESNLKKAYRSSVNLLQGAM from the coding sequence ATGAAATCAAAGAAATTAGATTATGCCGTTCATATAGAAGATTTAACCGTGGCCTATGATTCCAAGCCAGTTCTGTGGGATATTGACCTTGATATCCCACAGGGTAAACTGATGGCAGTGGTCGGCCCCAACGGCGCAGGAAAAACCACACTTTTAAAAGCCATGCTGGGTCTACTGGTTCCGGTTACAGGCACAGTAAATTTTTTCAATGAAAAAGAAAATAACCTTCGCAAATTAAAAAATAAGGTTGCTTATGTGCCTCAAAGCGGAAGCGTTGACTGGGATTTCCCTGCTACTGTACTGGATATTGTACTAATGGGCTGTTACGGGAGACTGGGATTTATCAGACGTCCAGGAAAAAAAGAGAAAGAAATGGCTATGGAATGCTTACAAAAGGTAGGCATGGAAGCATTTCATAACCGTCAGATCAGTCAGTTGTCCGGCGGTCAGCAGCAGCGTGTATTCTTAGCCAGGGCTCTCATGCAGACAGCAGATATATACTTTATGGATGAACCTTTTAAAGGCGTTGACATTCAAACGGAAAAGGCAATTGTACAGCTGTTAAAGGAGTTAAGGGAATCGGGCAAAACAGTTGTGGTAGTGCACCACGATCTGCAGACAGTTAAAGAATACTTTGATTGGGTCACACTGATTAATATTAAGGTCATTGCAAGCGGCCCCGTAGAGGAAGTTTTCCATGAAAGCAACTTAAAAAAGGCCTACCGAAGCTCTGTAAATCTATTGCAGGGTGCTATGTAA
- a CDS encoding metal ABC transporter permease yields MEQVFTLFKDYTFQTVALGSAILGLLSGILGSFAVLRKQSLLGDGVSHAALPGVILAFILTGSKHTEVLLLGALVSGLMATLFIISIVKHTRIKFDSALALVMSVFFGFGLVLLTFVQKIPNSNQAGLKRFIFGQASTLLQRDVIFMSLCGVILLILVLLFWKEFKLFIFDMEYARSLGLPANKINLLLSFMIVMAIIIGLQTVGVILMSAMLIAPAVAARQWTDRLWVMVMLSAVFGAVSGILGTIASSLTAKLPTGPAIVVFISCIVIFSILFAPGRGILQKMIHRRNLKQMIKRRGGNEDVSTI; encoded by the coding sequence ATGGAACAGGTATTTACCCTTTTTAAAGACTACACGTTTCAGACCGTGGCCCTTGGCTCAGCCATTTTAGGCTTATTAAGCGGTATATTAGGAAGCTTCGCAGTCCTTCGTAAGCAAAGTCTTTTAGGTGACGGTGTGTCCCATGCCGCTTTGCCTGGTGTCATACTGGCGTTCATACTAACCGGCTCCAAGCACACGGAAGTGCTTCTTCTTGGAGCCTTGGTCTCAGGCTTAATGGCCACTTTATTTATCATCAGCATTGTAAAACATACCAGAATCAAATTTGACAGCGCACTCGCCCTTGTCATGTCTGTATTCTTTGGATTTGGGCTGGTACTCCTCACCTTTGTTCAGAAAATACCAAACTCCAATCAGGCCGGATTAAAACGCTTTATCTTCGGGCAGGCTTCTACCCTGCTGCAAAGAGACGTGATCTTTATGAGCCTGTGCGGAGTCATACTTCTTATCCTGGTACTCCTGTTCTGGAAAGAATTTAAGCTATTTATCTTTGATATGGAATATGCCAGGAGCCTTGGTCTTCCAGCCAATAAAATTAATCTTCTGCTGTCATTTATGATTGTTATGGCAATTATTATTGGCCTGCAGACCGTAGGTGTCATATTAATGAGCGCCATGCTGATCGCTCCCGCAGTTGCTGCCAGGCAATGGACCGACCGCTTATGGGTCATGGTCATGCTGTCTGCCGTCTTTGGTGCTGTATCTGGAATCCTTGGAACCATTGCCAGCTCTCTGACTGCAAAACTGCCAACAGGACCTGCCATTGTTGTGTTTATCAGCTGCATTGTCATATTCAGTATCCTGTTTGCTCCGGGAAGAGGTATCTTACAAAAGATGATTCATAGAAGGAACTTAAAACAGATGATAAAAAGAAGAGGAGGGAATGAAGATGTCTCCACAATTTGA
- a CDS encoding metal ABC transporter permease, whose product MSPQFEIQLIAVIVAVACSLPGVFLVLRKMSMMSDSITHTILLGIVLAFFLTHDLSSPLLIAGAAFMGLATVWLTETLNRTKLLSEDASIGIVFPLLFSIAIILITRYAGSVHLDTDSVLLGELAFAPFNRMILFGYDIGAKAIYSTLTLLLINLICIIVFFKELKVVTFDPILSAVLGISPTLIHYGLMLLVSMTTVGAFEAVGSVLVVAFMIGPPATAYLLTDDLKHMLMLSTGIGAVNGISGFYLASWLDASISGSMAVMTGFVFFLVFITAPKKGFISSIRRHKRQKLDFSMKTLLFHLYQHEGSEAESQEAGLHTLSAHFHWDEAFTNKIVKYLLKEGNVSIENEVIKLTTKGRELSDQEYKAIFSE is encoded by the coding sequence ATGTCTCCACAATTTGAAATTCAACTGATTGCGGTCATCGTGGCCGTTGCCTGCTCCCTGCCTGGAGTATTTCTTGTATTAAGGAAAATGTCAATGATGTCTGATTCCATTACTCATACCATTCTTCTAGGTATTGTCCTTGCCTTTTTCCTGACCCACGACTTATCTTCCCCGCTTCTGATTGCAGGAGCTGCCTTTATGGGCCTTGCAACCGTATGGCTGACAGAAACATTAAACCGTACAAAGCTCCTTTCTGAGGATGCTTCCATTGGGATTGTATTTCCCCTGTTATTTTCCATAGCCATCATACTGATTACCAGATACGCAGGTTCTGTGCATCTGGATACGGATTCCGTTTTGTTAGGTGAGCTTGCATTTGCTCCATTTAACCGAATGATCTTGTTTGGCTATGACATTGGTGCGAAAGCAATTTACAGCACACTGACCTTGCTCCTTATTAATCTGATTTGTATCATAGTATTTTTTAAGGAATTAAAAGTAGTTACCTTTGATCCTATCCTGTCCGCGGTACTGGGAATCTCTCCGACTCTCATTCATTATGGGTTGATGTTGCTGGTTTCCATGACAACCGTAGGAGCTTTTGAAGCAGTTGGTTCTGTACTGGTGGTTGCCTTTATGATTGGACCGCCTGCTACGGCTTATCTTTTGACCGATGACTTAAAGCATATGCTGATGCTCAGTACAGGAATCGGTGCTGTCAATGGCATCTCAGGCTTTTATCTGGCTTCCTGGCTGGATGCTTCTATCTCAGGCAGTATGGCTGTTATGACTGGATTTGTATTCTTTCTTGTATTTATTACGGCACCAAAAAAGGGCTTTATAAGCTCCATCCGAAGACACAAAAGGCAAAAACTGGATTTCAGCATGAAAACATTGCTCTTTCATCTATACCAACACGAAGGAAGCGAGGCAGAAAGCCAGGAAGCCGGCCTTCATACTCTTTCCGCCCATTTTCATTGGGATGAAGCGTTTACAAATAAAATTGTAAAATACTTATTAAAAGAAGGTAATGTGAGTATTGAAAATGAGGTCATAAAACTTACTACGAAAGGAAGAGAGTTGAGTGACCAGGAATATAAGGCTATATTTTCAGAATAA